A stretch of Lathyrus oleraceus cultivar Zhongwan6 chromosome 6, CAAS_Psat_ZW6_1.0, whole genome shotgun sequence DNA encodes these proteins:
- the LOC127093932 gene encoding uncharacterized protein LOC127093932, translating to MSYVDLQNAFSTLHNEAKEAFKHLASNKKIFSHLEKKISDSEKELETLKKSMIEDTKERTRVLDSGCSRHVTGDSSLFFDFVAKKKGFVTYGDNNEGAILGKESVHVSFDESYPKTVREGSIVDGAGVPSEGIIKDQEENRVDTHPKKAEEEPDLNSEKKEEDHFISNTDLPLEWKSSKDHPIDNII from the exons ATGTCTTATGTTGATTTGCAAAACgcctttagtactctacacaaCGAGGCCAAGGAAGCTTTCAAACACTTGGCCTCTAATAAGAAAATTTTCAGTCATTTAGAAAAGAAGATTTCTGATtccgaaaaggaattagaaactcttaagaaatctatgatagaggATACTAAAG AGAGAACAAgggttctcgatagtggatgctcaagacacgTGACAGGTGACTCTTCCTTattctttgactttgtggctaagaagaaagggttTGTGACTTACGGTGACAATAACGAGGGAGCTATactcggaaaag AATCTGTGCATGTTTCCTTcgatgagtcttatccgaaaacTGTCAGAGAAGGTAGTATTGTTGATGGTGCAGGTGTTCCCTCAGAAGGcataataaaagatcaagaagaaaatcGTGTTGACACCCATCCGAAAAAAGCTGAGGAGGAGCCGGATCTTAATTCcgaaaagaaagaggaggatcatTTCATCAGTAACACtgatcttcctttggaatggaaatcttCCAAGGATCATCCCATTGATAATATTATAtga